From Methanobacterium petrolearium, a single genomic window includes:
- a CDS encoding nucleotidyltransferase domain-containing protein: MDSTIKFKAEEELLLCCAHTVIDDVTEQRIKNLVQCSLNWDYLLNIALMHGLQSLLYWQLNRICPDEIPSEFMGILKGFLNNNAKKNLFFMQELIEVIKTLNNHNIESVPYKGPILALQAYDNISMRQFGDLDLLVKKDDVPHVKEILISKGYRPEFDLDAAQERNYLNSQRELKFLHESKGISLEVHWKFSGVFLNLPSNAEEIFLDNLASLDIGGVPIPKISPENLILILSIHNASHQWSRLAWLADISTLINNQKIDWSQVLKISQQLSIQKILFINLYLCQLLLNLKLGPIISKFYDTEVIKVSDRFVNRLFSDKLENSLIEDMQISYRLREKKIDGIKDVFSGIFNPSFYELNNLDLPPSLFFIYYIYRPLNLLKRYKLF, encoded by the coding sequence ATGGATTCAACTATTAAATTCAAGGCAGAAGAAGAATTACTGCTTTGTTGTGCTCACACAGTTATTGACGATGTTACTGAACAGAGAATAAAAAACTTAGTTCAATGTAGTTTAAATTGGGATTATCTTCTTAATATTGCTTTGATGCATGGTTTACAGTCATTACTCTACTGGCAACTCAATCGTATCTGTCCAGATGAAATTCCATCTGAATTTATGGGTATTTTAAAAGGATTTTTAAACAACAACGCTAAAAAGAATTTATTTTTCATGCAAGAACTCATTGAAGTTATAAAAACTTTAAATAATCACAATATTGAATCAGTCCCATATAAAGGCCCTATCTTAGCCCTACAAGCTTATGATAACATTTCAATGCGCCAGTTCGGTGATCTTGATCTTTTGGTGAAAAAAGATGATGTTCCTCATGTTAAGGAAATATTGATTTCTAAGGGTTATAGGCCTGAATTTGATCTGGATGCAGCTCAGGAACGAAATTATCTGAATTCTCAACGTGAATTAAAGTTCCTCCATGAAAGTAAAGGAATTTCCCTTGAAGTACACTGGAAATTTTCCGGAGTTTTTCTAAATTTACCTTCAAATGCTGAGGAAATCTTTTTAGACAATCTTGCTTCATTGGATATTGGAGGGGTCCCGATTCCAAAAATCTCTCCGGAAAATCTTATTTTGATACTTTCAATACACAATGCGAGCCATCAGTGGAGTCGATTAGCATGGCTGGCGGATATTTCAACTCTAATAAATAACCAGAAGATCGATTGGTCGCAAGTTTTAAAAATATCCCAACAACTCTCTATTCAAAAAATTTTATTTATCAATCTATATCTATGTCAGTTACTTCTTAATTTAAAACTGGGACCTATCATATCAAAGTTTTATGATACTGAAGTGATAAAGGTATCAGATAGGTTCGTTAACAGATTATTTTCGGATAAATTGGAAAATAGTTTAATAGAGGATATGCAAATAAGTTATAGGTTAAGGGAGAAAAAAATTGATGGGATAAAAGATGTTTTTAGTGGGATTTTTAATCCATCTTTCTATGAATTGAACAATCTAGACCTACCACCATCCCTTTTTTTCATATATTACATTTATCGCCCATTAAACCTTCTGAAAAGATATAAATTATTTTAA
- a CDS encoding ABC transporter ATP-binding protein: MKYLKNSLLGQYSRNLTQLMPRKVTIALILMVFLSFTEALGLLMLVPLLGLVGLDVGQGSLGQIAGLVSAFFTYFGLQPTLVMVLVIYVMLISIGAVLTRYQSIKTSEIQYQFAAHLRKRLYNAITSSNWLFFSRMKSSNFAHALTNEIDRISTGTGQFLTFISGIMILMVYIVFALELAGVITGVIFAVGVVILLILRRKASRSRFVGEQITTTTRDLYYSIMQHLDGMKTIKSFGMQNENIKLFGVQADQVAFNYLDAIKSYVDVKLLFDVGTVMVLAVMVFILIEVVKLPTASLFLLIYLFVRMIPQFSTIQRAYQYFTNMLPAFENVMNLENECLENSEDAGSGDEKIELKQEIRFQKVKFSYRGEDHFTIKDMDLRIPAGKTTAIAGPSGAGKSTVADLVMGLIRPEEGEVSLDGVPVLKKSIASWRSKIGYVAQETFLFNESIRFNLFLACPDADEEELNHALKLAAAYDFVYRLPEGLDTIIGDRGVRLSGGERQRLALARALLRNPSLLIMDEATSNLDSDNEKKIIKAIDDLHGDITILMIAHRLSTIKNADYIYLVDNGTILESGTWDELKKEKGWFSDICGAQGVN; encoded by the coding sequence ATGAAATATCTAAAAAACAGCCTACTTGGCCAGTACTCTCGAAACTTAACACAGTTAATGCCCAGAAAGGTTACAATAGCCTTAATTTTAATGGTTTTTTTAAGTTTCACAGAAGCACTGGGTCTTTTAATGTTAGTGCCTCTTTTAGGACTGGTGGGTCTGGATGTGGGACAGGGATCACTGGGCCAGATCGCAGGATTAGTATCTGCTTTTTTTACATATTTTGGATTGCAACCAACCTTGGTAATGGTACTGGTAATTTATGTGATGTTGATAAGCATAGGCGCAGTTTTAACCAGATATCAGTCCATTAAAACCTCAGAAATACAGTATCAATTTGCAGCCCACCTTAGAAAACGTCTTTACAATGCCATCACCAGTTCTAACTGGTTATTTTTCTCTAGAATGAAATCATCTAACTTTGCCCATGCTCTTACCAATGAAATAGACAGAATAAGTACAGGCACTGGTCAGTTTTTAACTTTCATATCAGGGATAATGATTTTAATGGTTTACATTGTTTTTGCCCTTGAATTGGCAGGTGTCATCACAGGGGTGATATTTGCAGTGGGAGTTGTAATTCTTCTTATTTTGAGGAGAAAAGCAAGTAGATCACGTTTTGTTGGTGAGCAAATAACCACCACCACCCGGGATCTCTACTACTCTATTATGCAGCACCTGGATGGTATGAAAACCATTAAAAGTTTTGGAATGCAGAATGAAAACATTAAATTATTCGGAGTACAGGCAGACCAAGTTGCCTTTAATTATTTGGATGCGATTAAGAGTTATGTGGATGTGAAACTGTTATTTGATGTGGGGACCGTGATGGTTCTTGCAGTTATGGTGTTTATCCTTATTGAAGTGGTGAAATTACCCACAGCCAGTCTTTTTTTACTGATTTACCTATTTGTAAGGATGATTCCCCAGTTTTCCACCATACAACGGGCCTACCAGTACTTCACCAACATGTTACCTGCATTTGAGAATGTGATGAATTTGGAGAATGAGTGTCTGGAAAATAGTGAGGATGCAGGATCTGGAGATGAAAAAATAGAATTGAAACAGGAAATCCGCTTTCAAAAGGTTAAGTTTTCATATAGGGGTGAAGACCACTTCACCATAAAAGATATGGATCTAAGGATACCTGCAGGGAAAACCACAGCCATTGCCGGACCATCGGGGGCAGGTAAAAGTACAGTGGCTGATCTGGTTATGGGACTTATCAGACCAGAGGAAGGGGAAGTATCTCTTGATGGAGTACCGGTTTTAAAAAAATCCATTGCTTCCTGGAGGAGTAAAATTGGTTATGTTGCCCAGGAAACTTTTCTTTTCAATGAGAGTATTCGTTTTAATTTATTTCTGGCATGTCCTGATGCTGATGAGGAGGAGTTGAATCATGCTTTGAAACTGGCCGCAGCATATGACTTTGTTTACAGACTACCTGAAGGTCTGGATACTATTATTGGTGATAGGGGTGTTCGTTTATCTGGTGGGGAGAGGCAACGCCTGGCACTGGCACGGGCTCTTTTAAGGAACCCTTCTCTTTTGATAATGGATGAAGCAACCAGTAATCTGGATTCAGATAATGAGAAAAAGATTATAAAGGCCATTGACGACCTTCATGGTGATATAACTATCTTGATGATCGCCCACAGACTTTCCACCATTAAAAACGCGGATTACATTTATCTGGTTGATAATGGGACGATCTTGGAGTCAGGAACATGGGATGAATTGAAAAAGGAAAAAGGATGGTTTTCGGATATTTGTGGGGCTCAAGGTGTTAATTAA
- a CDS encoding lasso peptide biosynthesis B2 protein → MSIISSFIKLSSQDKMVAIESLFWVMEVRFMLWLFPFSFVQKRVQKIASYFSRSDMKVPMNRIRFMIHMASRYVPRATCLVQALAGYILFSKYGYHTLIKIGVSNEDGVFEAHAWLEYGENVVLGESEKDYKTILDIDGGS, encoded by the coding sequence ATGTCCATAATTTCAAGTTTCATAAAATTATCTTCCCAGGATAAAATGGTGGCTATTGAATCTCTATTCTGGGTTATGGAAGTTCGTTTCATGCTCTGGCTTTTCCCTTTTTCTTTTGTTCAAAAAAGAGTCCAGAAAATTGCCAGTTACTTTTCTCGAAGTGATATGAAAGTTCCAATGAATAGAATCAGGTTTATGATACATATGGCTTCCAGGTATGTTCCCCGGGCAACCTGCCTGGTGCAGGCACTGGCAGGATATATATTATTCTCCAAATATGGTTACCATACTCTCATAAAAATAGGAGTTTCAAATGAAGACGGAGTCTTTGAAGCCCATGCCTGGCTGGAATATGGTGAAAATGTGGTTTTAGGGGAATCTGAGAAAGATTATAAAACTATACTGGATATTGATGGTGGATCATGA
- a CDS encoding Ig-like domain-containing protein: MKKQSLMFIMAILLVLTLCGTVAAANDKEKKKDVTEENITENVTTTGGCDPIINGTVTIEEYGRTRALPNATVTVSSTSDRILGMATTDENGYYSISFFSADTIFKVTASYIGCDSVTNSSVFVTLNLTDNTAYGTADFLLTPIEAEYIGLGRYSSVYMKYYNDYGAAGVMRVRIPADGGTTYNAFCIDIYTPISSGNTLLVNGPLPGTAGDLPEGVDWGKVNYILTHYVNNYLSNNEAAAIQCAIWYYTSAPYGVYPGNNSEHPGYYQFMTYSPRYISGLRAPYDGVMEGWWNYDYTVYNRAWQIIDDAESINYPSQISIDPETVRVPNGGSTTLTTTVTDQEGNPMSGVTVNFSTTSGSFSSSSSVTTTTATTNSNGQATVTIYGRYSYNTSATVLTWVQLQKYGTLLYDDYLNPKQNLVVADMVPYTLQAISIVNFDVTANVALSQNSTTPVNVGDTVTYVVTATNNGPNTATGILISDIVPAELSNITITPSNGAQYYNSNTGVWTIASLANGASATLTITGTATAAMAGLNTTNTATRIAQDQYNSLSNTTSAVVYTKLSDPIITQTVNSQDTGSVTVNVGDNVTIIVNAYCSGPDDATNIQIEDIIPVGLENVTVIPSVGIYDYNTGIWTIDFLEKFTNATLTIAGQAGAAMAGINITNHAEEIYQTEYNPTPGNSTSIPVYTKLADVTLTQTGSYLSDVVTFIVTATNNGPDTATNINIEDIISAGLTGVTVTPSAGTSYADGVWTIPSLAYLASATLNITGTATPQTTVTNTANKTTQSEYDPNTPDISTVNVYVPCVNMYVLQYPWYYDTKAGTYQTKSAYHNTIVYTVDVRNIGPDDASGIIIKEIIGTGYEFLSFTTQGVGTATYDELTRTITWIIDYMPKNGMAWLQISLLVNGTGNNTPNLAVNASLYHVDQYDTPNNYKNKNYSIYVAPNADIQINQTQQTSTEGNDQYVTYTITATNNGPDTATGVQITDTLPTGLIFDSYTTTQGSYSNGIWTIGTITNGTTATLTIKAKINTTTGTIKNTATKTGETENDWNYDNNAQTTILDLSGNYTPTVNMYVLQYPWYYDTKAGTYQTKSAYHNTIVYTVDVRNIGPDDASGIIIKEIIGTGYEFLSFTTQGVGTATYDELTRTITWIIDYMPKNGMAWLQISLLVNGTGNNTPNLAVNASLYHVDQYDTPNNYKNKNYSIYVAPNADIQINQTQQTSTEGNDQYVTYTITATNNGPDTATGVQITDTLPTGLIFDSYTTTQGSYSNGIWTIGTITNGTTATLTIKAKINTTTGTIKNTATKTGETENDWNYDNNAQTTILTLRNRNDI, encoded by the coding sequence ATGAAAAAACAATCATTAATGTTTATCATGGCTATCTTATTAGTCCTTACTCTTTGTGGTACTGTAGCCGCCGCAAATGACAAAGAGAAAAAAAAGGACGTGACTGAAGAAAACATCACAGAAAACGTAACCACAACTGGTGGTTGCGATCCTATAATCAATGGTACAGTAACCATTGAAGAATATGGTCGTACAAGAGCACTACCCAACGCCACAGTCACTGTAAGTTCAACCAGTGACCGGATTCTGGGCATGGCCACTACCGATGAAAACGGATATTATTCTATCAGCTTTTTCAGCGCTGATACTATTTTTAAAGTAACAGCCAGCTATATTGGGTGCGATTCTGTCACCAACAGTAGTGTATTTGTGACCTTAAACCTGACGGACAATACCGCATATGGCACTGCTGATTTCCTACTAACCCCTATCGAAGCAGAATATATTGGTTTGGGACGTTATAGTTCAGTTTATATGAAATATTATAATGATTATGGAGCTGCAGGAGTTATGAGAGTAAGAATTCCTGCAGATGGTGGTACAACCTATAATGCGTTTTGTATTGATATATACACCCCTATTTCCTCCGGTAACACTCTCTTAGTTAACGGTCCTCTGCCTGGAACTGCAGGAGATCTACCTGAAGGGGTGGATTGGGGTAAAGTAAACTACATACTCACCCACTATGTAAATAACTACCTTTCCAATAATGAAGCTGCAGCCATCCAGTGTGCCATCTGGTACTACACCTCAGCACCATACGGAGTTTACCCCGGAAACAACTCAGAACACCCTGGATATTACCAGTTCATGACTTACAGCCCCAGATACATCTCTGGTTTAAGAGCCCCCTATGATGGAGTTATGGAAGGCTGGTGGAATTATGATTATACTGTTTATAACAGGGCATGGCAGATCATAGATGATGCTGAATCCATCAACTATCCCTCTCAAATATCAATAGATCCTGAAACAGTCAGAGTACCCAACGGTGGAAGCACCACCCTAACCACCACTGTAACCGATCAGGAGGGTAACCCTATGAGTGGGGTTACTGTGAACTTCTCCACTACCAGTGGTTCATTCTCATCCAGTTCAAGTGTTACCACCACCACAGCCACAACCAACAGCAATGGACAGGCAACTGTAACCATATACGGCAGGTACAGTTACAACACCAGTGCCACCGTACTTACCTGGGTACAGCTACAGAAATACGGAACTTTACTATATGACGATTACTTAAACCCTAAACAGAACTTAGTTGTAGCTGACATGGTTCCCTACACCCTGCAGGCTATCAGTATTGTGAACTTTGATGTGACAGCCAATGTGGCCCTATCACAGAATTCCACCACACCGGTGAATGTGGGTGATACAGTAACCTATGTGGTAACTGCCACCAACAACGGACCCAACACTGCCACAGGAATACTCATAAGTGACATTGTTCCTGCAGAATTAAGCAATATTACCATCACCCCCTCCAATGGTGCTCAATACTATAACTCCAACACTGGAGTTTGGACCATAGCCTCACTGGCCAATGGAGCCAGCGCCACCTTAACCATAACCGGAACTGCCACCGCAGCCATGGCCGGATTAAACACCACCAACACTGCCACCAGAATTGCTCAAGACCAGTACAACAGTTTATCTAACACTACCAGTGCAGTGGTTTACACTAAACTATCAGATCCCATCATTACCCAGACTGTAAACAGTCAGGACACTGGGTCAGTAACTGTGAATGTGGGCGATAACGTTACTATCATTGTTAACGCTTACTGCAGCGGACCGGATGATGCAACTAACATCCAAATTGAAGATATAATCCCTGTAGGGCTTGAAAATGTTACTGTAATCCCCTCTGTGGGAATTTACGATTATAACACTGGTATCTGGACCATTGACTTCCTGGAAAAATTCACCAATGCCACTTTAACCATAGCTGGTCAGGCAGGAGCAGCCATGGCTGGAATCAACATAACCAACCATGCTGAAGAAATTTATCAGACTGAATACAACCCTACCCCTGGTAACAGTACCAGTATTCCAGTTTACACTAAACTGGCTGATGTTACACTCACCCAAACTGGAAGTTACCTGAGTGACGTGGTGACTTTCATAGTTACTGCAACAAACAACGGCCCAGACACAGCCACCAACATCAATATTGAGGATATTATTTCTGCAGGATTGACCGGAGTTACAGTTACACCTTCCGCTGGAACCAGTTATGCTGATGGTGTGTGGACTATTCCAAGTTTAGCTTATCTTGCAAGTGCAACACTGAATATAACTGGAACTGCTACACCACAAACTACTGTAACGAACACCGCAAACAAGACTACTCAGAGTGAATATGATCCTAATACGCCTGATATTTCAACTGTTAATGTGTACGTACCTTGTGTTAACATGTATGTGTTGCAGTATCCATGGTATTATGATACAAAAGCAGGGACTTACCAGACAAAATCTGCCTACCATAACACCATAGTTTACACCGTTGATGTGAGAAACATAGGACCCGATGATGCATCCGGAATAATAATCAAAGAAATTATAGGAACCGGATACGAGTTCCTCAGCTTCACCACTCAAGGTGTAGGAACCGCCACATACGATGAATTAACCAGAACAATAACCTGGATCATAGACTACATGCCCAAAAACGGAATGGCATGGCTACAAATATCCCTACTGGTAAATGGAACCGGCAACAACACACCCAACCTAGCTGTCAATGCAAGCCTATACCACGTCGACCAATACGACACACCAAACAACTACAAAAACAAAAATTACTCTATATACGTAGCACCCAACGCCGACATCCAAATAAACCAAACCCAACAAACATCCACCGAAGGAAACGACCAATATGTCACATACACCATAACCGCAACCAACAACGGACCAGACACCGCAACTGGAGTCCAAATAACCGACACACTACCAACCGGTTTAATATTTGACAGTTACACCACCACCCAAGGAAGCTACAGCAACGGAATATGGACCATCGGAACAATCACCAACGGAACCACAGCCACACTCACCATAAAAGCAAAAATTAACACAACCACAGGAACCATCAAAAACACCGCCACCAAAACAGGCGAAACAGAAAATGACTGGAACTACGACAACAACGCACAAACAACCATTCTTGATCTGTCAGGAAATTACACTCCAACCGTTAATATGTATGTGTTGCAGTATCCATGGTATTATGATACAAAAGCAGGGACTTACCAGACAAAATCTGCCTACCATAACACCATAGTTTACACCGTTGATGTGAGAAACATAGGACCCGATGATGCATCCGGAATAATAATCAAAGAAATTATAGGAACCGGATACGAGTTCCTCAGCTTCACCACTCAAGGTGTAGGAACCGCCACATACGATGAATTAACCAGAACAATAACCTGGATCATAGACTACATGCCCAAAAACGGAATGGCATGGCTACAAATATCCCTACTGGTAAATGGAACCGGCAACAACACACCCAACCTAGCTGTCAATGCAAGCCTATACCACGTCGACCAATACGACACACCAAACAACTACAAAAACAAAAATTACTCTATATACGTAGCACCCAACGCCGACATCCAAATAAACCAAACCCAACAAACATCCACCGAAGGAAACGACCAATATGTCACATACACCATAACCGCAACCAACAACGGACCAGACACCGCAACTGGAGTCCAAATAACCGACACACTACCAACCGGTTTAATATTTGACAGTTACACCACCACCCAAGGAAGCTACAGCAACGGAATATGGACCATCGGAACAATCACCAACGGAACCACAGCCACACTCACCATAAAAGCAAAAATTAACACAACCACAGGAACCATCAAAAACACCGCCACCAAAACAGGCGAAACAGAAAATGACTGGAACTACGACAACAACGCACAAACAACCATCTTAACGCTGAGAAATAGAAATGATATTTAA
- the asnB gene encoding asparagine synthase (glutamine-hydrolyzing) has protein sequence MSGITGIFRRDGRDVDPEDIKKMNEKIAHRGPDGSRTWCEGPVAFGHQMLHTTPESLHEELPFEDKESGLVITADARIDNRKELAPTLGIEDKEHVSDSYFILKAYEKWGDKCPEELLGDFAFVIWDKNSEKLFGALDHVGVKPLYYFLSKTYFFFSTEIKPFFDLSEIPHKLNQKALLFYLMDVYDNELTFYEDIYSFSPANSFSIDYNHNEIIKYWELNPNAQLVMDSEEDYIKTFRSIFSTSINCRLRSAYPIGFQLSGGLDSSSIVCMAKEIMNKKKNTSFDSINTFSYVFDEFTQCDERYYIKKVTDMDGIEPHFIVGDNISPFEQMRTILWYQEQPFITPFMTILWKLYKKMQRKDIRIVLSGSGGDAVISYGTNYLRDLAASFKWKKLINEINGYSNRVDLGFNKLFLWNVIFPLIPKNLKNMLFLSEKKSKTFILNKDMARQLNAKKLWEDFYLDPISEADTAKKYHYYLLTTENLSPLRMLDKTISAFSIEPRYPFLDKRLIEFCYAIPTEMKFKFGWSRYILRIAMSGILPKEIQWRADKAILSPVLEKNLMLFEKSFLEEKILNNKELKEYIDLDSLNSIYQEYSKGIASYESIRRIWGVSLFFWWFNGNDIIK, from the coding sequence ATGAGTGGAATAACAGGTATTTTCAGACGGGATGGGCGGGATGTTGACCCCGAAGACATCAAGAAGATGAATGAAAAGATAGCTCATAGGGGACCGGATGGATCCCGAACCTGGTGTGAGGGACCAGTGGCTTTCGGCCACCAGATGCTCCACACAACACCAGAATCCCTCCATGAAGAACTTCCCTTTGAAGATAAGGAATCCGGATTGGTTATAACCGCAGATGCAAGGATCGATAACCGGAAAGAACTTGCACCTACGTTAGGAATAGAAGACAAGGAGCATGTTTCAGATAGTTACTTTATTCTAAAAGCCTATGAGAAGTGGGGTGATAAGTGCCCAGAAGAGCTTTTAGGGGATTTTGCTTTTGTGATATGGGATAAAAATAGTGAGAAATTATTTGGTGCCCTAGATCATGTTGGTGTGAAACCGTTGTATTATTTTTTATCTAAAACTTATTTTTTCTTTTCTACAGAAATAAAACCATTCTTTGACCTATCTGAAATTCCACACAAATTGAATCAAAAAGCATTATTGTTTTACTTGATGGATGTTTATGATAATGAATTAACATTTTATGAAGATATTTATAGTTTTAGTCCAGCTAATTCTTTTTCCATTGACTACAATCATAATGAAATAATCAAATATTGGGAACTAAATCCGAACGCTCAGTTAGTAATGGATTCAGAAGAAGATTACATTAAAACTTTTCGTAGTATTTTTTCAACATCAATAAACTGTCGTTTAAGAAGCGCATATCCTATTGGATTCCAATTGAGTGGTGGATTAGACTCATCTTCAATTGTATGCATGGCAAAAGAAATTATGAACAAGAAAAAAAATACAAGTTTTGATTCCATCAACACATTTTCATATGTTTTTGATGAGTTTACTCAATGTGATGAACGTTATTATATTAAAAAGGTTACCGATATGGATGGAATTGAACCACACTTTATAGTTGGTGATAATATTAGTCCATTTGAACAAATGAGAACAATTTTATGGTACCAAGAACAGCCATTCATTACACCATTCATGACAATTTTATGGAAGTTGTATAAAAAAATGCAACGAAAAGATATTCGTATTGTATTAAGTGGTTCTGGTGGAGATGCAGTAATTTCATATGGAACTAATTATCTTCGGGATCTTGCTGCATCATTTAAGTGGAAAAAACTTATTAATGAGATTAATGGTTATTCCAATCGGGTTGATTTGGGGTTTAATAAACTATTCTTATGGAATGTTATCTTTCCATTGATTCCAAAAAATCTCAAAAATATGCTATTTCTATCTGAAAAAAAATCAAAAACATTTATTCTTAATAAAGACATGGCAAGGCAGTTAAATGCTAAAAAACTTTGGGAAGATTTTTATTTAGACCCTATTTCTGAAGCAGATACTGCTAAAAAATATCATTATTACCTCCTTACCACGGAGAATCTTTCTCCTTTAAGGATGTTAGATAAAACTATCTCAGCTTTTTCTATTGAGCCCCGATATCCTTTTTTAGATAAAAGACTCATTGAATTTTGTTATGCCATACCCACTGAAATGAAATTTAAATTTGGTTGGAGTAGGTACATATTACGAATTGCAATGAGTGGTATATTACCTAAAGAAATTCAATGGCGTGCGGATAAAGCAATTTTAAGTCCAGTTTTAGAAAAAAATCTAATGTTATTCGAAAAAAGTTTTTTAGAGGAAAAAATCTTAAATAACAAAGAACTCAAAGAGTACATAGATCTTGACAGCCTTAACAGTATTTATCAAGAATATAGTAAGGGAATTGCAAGTTATGAGTCGATACGTCGTATATGGGGAGTTTCGTTATTCTTTTGGTGGTTTAATGGAAACGATATAATAAAATAA
- a CDS encoding PqqD family peptide modification chaperone: protein MELLGSTRVTVNKDYVYCKVDDEMVLLGMEDGIYYGLNPVGAFIWEEIKEPKTINQVRDAILAEYDVEKEECEQDLFELLHELAEKGLIDVEDDG from the coding sequence ATGGAATTATTAGGTTCTACCAGGGTAACTGTGAATAAAGATTATGTTTACTGTAAAGTGGATGATGAAATGGTTCTCTTGGGAATGGAAGATGGGATTTATTATGGTTTGAACCCTGTGGGTGCTTTTATCTGGGAAGAGATAAAGGAACCTAAAACCATTAACCAAGTAAGAGATGCTATTTTAGCAGAATATGATGTGGAAAAAGAGGAATGTGAACAGGATTTGTTTGAATTGTTGCATGAACTTGCTGAGAAAGGGTTGATCGATGTTGAAGATGATGGTTAA